A single window of Melospiza georgiana isolate bMelGeo1 chromosome 19, bMelGeo1.pri, whole genome shotgun sequence DNA harbors:
- the BUD23 gene encoding probable 18S rRNA (guanine-N(7))-methyltransferase, with translation MAGSGRRPEHRGPPELFYDEAEARKYTQNSRVVEIQSQMSERAVELLGLPEDRACLLLDVGCGSGLSGDYISEEGHYWIGMDISPAMLDVAVEREVEGDLLLADVGHGIPFRPGMFDGCISISAVQWLCNADKKSHSPPKRLYRFFSTLYAALARGSRAVLQLYPENSEQLELITAQAMRAGFTGGMVVDYPNSAKAKKFFLCLFVGTSGTLPKGLGTECASEEPQQAKFTNERTRFRNIKGKSVKKSRDWILEKKERRRRQGKEVRADTKYTGRKRRPRF, from the exons ATGGCGGGCAGCGGCCGCCGGCCCGAGCACCGCGGGCCGCCCGAGCTG TTCTACGATGAGGCCGAGGCACGGAAATACACCCAGAA cTCCCGCGTGGTGGAGATCCAGTCGCAGATGTCGGAGCGGGccgtggagctgctggggctgcccgaGGACCGTGCGTGCCTCCTGCTGGATGTGGG CTGTGGCTCGGGGCTGAGTGGGGATTACATCTCTGAGGAAGGGCACTACTGGATTGGCATGGACATCAGCCCTGCCATGCTGG ATGTGGCCGTGGAGAGGGAGGTGGAAGGAGACCTTCTCCTTGCAGATGTGGGCCATGGCATTCCCTTCAGGCCTGGCATGTTTGATGGCTGCATCAG tATTTCTGCAGTGCAGTGGCTCTGTAATGCTGACAAGAAGTCCCACAGCCCCCCCAAACGCCTGTACAGGTTCTTCTCCACTCTCTACGCTGCCCTG GCCCGAGGATCCcgagctgtgctgcagctgtacCCTGAGAACTCAGAGCAG ctggagctcaTCACTGCCCAGGCCATGAGAGCTGGATTCACAGGGGGAATGGTGGTGGATTACCCCAACAGTGCCAAAGCCAAGAA GTTCTTCCTCTGTCTCTTTGTTGGGACATCTGGCACATTACCAAAG GGCCTTGGTACCGAGTGTGCCAGTGAAGAGCCACAGCAGGCAAAGTTCACCAATGAGAG GACGCGGTTCAGGAACATCAAGGGCAAGTCTGTGAAGAAAAGCCGGGACTGGAtcctggagaagaaggagcGCAGACGGCGCCAGGGCAA GGAGGTGCGGGCAGACACCAAATACACCGGGCGGAAACGGCGGCCTCgcttctga
- the DNAJC30 gene encoding dnaJ homolog subfamily C member 30, mitochondrial: protein MGPAALGRLRPLLPAAPRPGRAPPPSRAAHTADAGAPRPRRDLYEVLGVPSTATAAQIKTAYYEQSFRYHPDRNPGSAAAAARFAAVSEAYRVLGSAALRRKYDRGLLSAAELRDAPRPSGRAPAAAAPPPPRAPAARPGPGPTPFDFDAFYRAHYGEQLQREQILRARREQLRLQREESAAQGRLRALSDFSIGLFFFLGVALIYGLK from the coding sequence ATGGGCCCGGCGGCGCTCGGGCGGCTGCGGCCGCTCCtccccgcggccccgcggcccggccgcgccccgccgccctcccgggCCGCGCACACGGCCGATGCCGGAGCCCCGCGGCCGCGCCGCGATCTCTACGAGGTGCTGGGAGTGCCGTCCACGGCCACGGCGGCGCAGATCAAGACGGCGTACTACGAGCAGTCCTTCCGCTACCACCCCGACCGCAacccgggcagcgccgccgcgGCCGCTCGCTTCGCCGCCGTCAGCGAGGCCTACCGGGTGCTGGGCAGCGCCGCGCTCCGCCGCAAGTACGACCGCGGGCTGCTGAGCGCCGCCGAGCTGCGGGACGCGCCCCGGCCCTCGGGCCGCGCTCCGGCCGCCGCTGCTCCGCCAccgccccgcgcccccgccgcccgccccgggcccggcccgaCCCCCTTCGACTTCGACGCCTTCTACCGAGCGCACTacggggagcagctgcagcgggaGCAGATCCTGCGGGCGCGGCGGGAGCAGCTGCGGCTCCAGCGGGAGGAGAGCGCGGCGCAGGGACGGCTCCGGGCCCTCTCGGATTTCTCCATCGGACTCTTCTTCTTCCTGGGGGTTGCGCTCATCTACGGCCTCAAGTGA
- the VPS37D gene encoding vacuolar protein sorting-associated protein 37D: protein MSRPAAPPGSPRRLGALSTAQLRALLQDEPRLQRAARLCRKFQSLQLEREMCLASNCTQAKVNLSLRPRLEDGKASLAIKYQELQEIREACWDKQQRLDVYLEKWSPQSALGQLQAKLDASEAESEAQIKQFLAQELPLEAFLESFCQSRTRSHVCRTQLEKLQELLHKEQVQKDQSGAAPKPFDLSYGFVPAVLVPSEAAAPFPVPAAPPKHHLPALAQQPASPCSEAPGLGSPLRPAGAVPVPSAQPREQEPPHR from the exons ATGTCCCGGCCCGCGGCGCCGCCCGGCTCCCCGCGCCGCCTCGGGGCGCTGAGCACGGCGCAGCTCCGGGCGCTGCTGCAGGACGAGCCGCGGCTGCAGCGCGCCGCCCGCCTCTGCAGGAAG TTCCAGAGTCTCCAGCTGGAGCGGGAAATGTGTTTGGCTTCAAATTGCACCCAGGCCAAGGTGAATCTGTCCCTGCGCCCGCGGCTGGAGGATGGGAAGGCTTCCCTGGCCATCAAgtaccaggagctgcaggagatcCGAGAGGCCTGCTGGGACAAGCAGCAGCGCCTGG ATGTTTACCTGGAGAAGTGGAGCCCACAGAgtgccctgggccagctccaAGCCAAGCTTGATGCCTCCGAAGCAGAGTCAGAG GCCCAGATAAAGCAGTTCctggcccaggagctgcccctcgAGGCCTTCCTGGAGTCCTTCTGCCAGAGCCGCACGCGCTCCCACGTCTGCCGGACccagctggagaagctgcaggagctgctgcacaagGAGCAGGTGCAGAAGGACCAG AGCGGAGCAGCGCCCAAACCCTTTGATCTGTCCTACGGCTTTGTGCCCGCCGTCCTCGTCCCCTCGGAGGCTGCCGCGCCCTTCCCCGTGCCCGCTGCGCCTCCCAAGCACcatctgccagccctggcacagcagccagcatctccctgctccGAGGCGCCCGGCCTGGGCTCTCCCCTGCGCCCCGCTGGAGCCGTGCCCGTGCCCAGCGCCCAGCCCCGGGAGCAGGAGCCGCCGCACCGGTAG